A window from Oreochromis aureus strain Israel breed Guangdong linkage group 16, ZZ_aureus, whole genome shotgun sequence encodes these proteins:
- the abhd13 gene encoding protein ABHD13 → MEKPWRLWGAMERCTLTLVSWSWGACRVSLLALILTFHLYGGFFLLALILASVAGILYKFQDVLLYFPDQPSSSRLYVPMPTGIPHENVYIRTKDGVKLNLILLRYTGGDTSPGVTAGNQSCPTSSAPPTILYFHGNAGNIGHRVPNALLMLVNLKANVVLVDYRGYGKSEGEPSEDGLYLDAEATLDYVMTRPDLDKTKVVLFGRSLGGAVAVRLASVNPHRVAAIIVENTFLSIPHMAATLFSFLPMRLLPLWCYRNKFLSYRQVALCRMPSLFVSGLSDQLIPPVMMKQLYELSPARTKRLAIFPEGTHNDTWQCQGYFAALEQFIKDLLKSHAHEESAQPSASVTII, encoded by the coding sequence ATGGAGAAGCCGTGGAGGCTGTGGGGGGCAATGGAGCGTTGCACCCTGACTCTGGTGTCCTGGTCCTGGGGTGCCTGTCGTGTCTCCCTTTTGGCCCTTATCCTCACCTTCCATCTATATGGAGGATTTTTTCTCCTCGCTCTCATCTTAGCATCTGTGGCAGGCATCCTCTACAAATTTCAGGATGTTCTCCTCTATTTTCCTGACCAGCCTTCCTCCTCTCGCCTTTATGTTCCCATGCCAACAGGAATCCCACATGAGAATGTGTATATTCGTACTAAGGACGGTGTCAAGCTCAACCTCATCCTGCTTCGTTACACAGGAGGGGACACATCTCCTGGAGTCACTGCTGGAAATCAAAGCTGCCCCACTTCTTCTGCTCCCCCTACGATCCTTTATTTCCATGGTAATGCAGGTAATATTGGTCACAGGGTGCCAAACGCCCTGTTAATGTTGGTCAATCTAAAAGCTAACGTGGTGCTGGTGGACTACCGTGGTTATGGAAAAAGTGAGGGTGAGCCGAGCGAGGATGGGCTCTACCTTGATGCCGAGGCCACATTGGACTATGTCATGACCCGCCCTGATCTAGACAAAACGAAGGTGGTACTCTTTGGTCGCTCACTAGGAGGTGCCGTGGCTGTTCGATTGGCATCGGTAAACCCTCATAGAGTAGCAGCCATTATTGTTGAAAACACCTTCCTCAGCATCCCCCATATGGCAGCAACGCTCTTCTCCTTCTTGCCCATGCGCCTGCTCCCCTTGTGGTGCTATAGGAATAAGTTCCTGTCCTACAGACAGGTGGCGCTGTGCCGCATGCCTTCGCTGTTTGTGTCTGGTCTGTCTGATCAGCTCATCCCACCAGTTATGATGAAACAACTGTACGAGCTGTCTCCTGCACGGACTAAACGCCTGGCTATCTTTCCAGAGGGCACGCACAACGACACATGGCAGTGTCAGGGCTATTTTGCTGCTTTGGAGCAGTTCATTAAAGACCTGCTGAAGAGCCATGCCCACGAGGAGAGCGCTCAGCCTTCAGCTAGTGTCACcattatctaa
- the tnfsf13b gene encoding tumor necrosis factor ligand superfamily member 13B gives MGPAMAVLAGLKPGSGQGDSERMLSWPIFLLMLAAFSSSFLSALSLYQLVALRAEIEQLQSDVSCGREEGQPSADRFQVEIPNNIKDVARQPECPPVFIRTRRRRTVSGAEVLISQPFLQMLANDSRKNYVKEISADTYTGIPWQPGLKRGTALEPDGDRILVQEEGFYYVYSQVFYRDNTFAMGHVVFRWKRNVVGNEPQYVSLFRCIQNMNPVQSFNTCYTGGIVKLEAGDYLELLIPRATADVSLSGDSTFLGALKLA, from the exons ATGGGTCCTGCAATGGCAGTTTTGGCAGGTCTTAAGCCTGGCTCTGGACAAGGGGATAGTGAAAGAATGCTCTCCTGGCCAATTTTCCTGTTGATGCTGGCCGCTTTCAGctcatcttttctttcagcTTTGTCTCTGTACCAGCTGGTAGCTCTCAGAGCTGAAATAGAGCAACTTCAATCAGATGTCTCTTGTGGGAGAGAAGAGGGACAACCCAGCGCAGACAGATTTCAG GTGGAGATTCCAAACAACATCAAAGATGTTGCTCGCCAACCCGAGTGTCCACCTGTCTTCATCCGAACACGACGAAGGAGAACGGTGTCTGGAGCAGAAGTGTTAA TTTCTCAGCCTTTCCTGCAGATGCTGGCAAACGACAGCAGAAAAAACTACGTGAAAG AAATTTCAGCAGATACGTACACAGGCATCCCTTGGCAGCCTGGGTTAAAGAGAGGCACTGCCCTGGAGCCCGACGGTGACCGCATTTTAGTCCAAGAGGAGGGCTTCTATTATGTGTACAGTCAG GTCTTCTACAGGGACAACACCTTTGCAATGGGTCACGTGGTGTTCCGGTGGAAGAGAAACGTTGTTGGAAACGAGCCTCAGTATGTGTCCCTGTTCCGCTGCATCCAAAACATGAACCCTGTCCAGTCGTTCAACACCTGCTACACAGGAG GTATTGTGAAGCTGGAGGCTGGGGACTACTTGGAGCTTCTGATCCCCCGGGCCACAGCAGACGTGTCCCTGAGTGGAGATTCCACCTTTCTGGGTGCTCTCAAACTGGCTTAA